The following coding sequences lie in one Apium graveolens cultivar Ventura chromosome 1, ASM990537v1, whole genome shotgun sequence genomic window:
- the LOC141707959 gene encoding uncharacterized protein LOC141707959 yields the protein MEKAFELAEIKDEKKTKYESYYLKEEANYWWECTKGLQEEEAISWQKFTKLFLEKYLPSYMQDQLDMRFLDLKQENMTVVEYEVKFSELARFVPEYVNTKDKKDKRFQQGLKSWIQSLVALLEIRTYVAMV from the coding sequence atggagaaagcttttgagttagcagaaatTAAGGACGAAAAGAAGACAAAGTATGAAAGTTATTACCTTAAGGAGGAAGCCAATTATTGGTGGGAATGTACCAAAGGGTTGCAAGAAGAAGAAGCTATCTCTTGGCAGAAGTTTACAaaattgtttttggaaaagtatttaccgagttatatgcaagatcaattgGATATGAGATTCTTGGATTTAAAGCAAGAAAATATGACCGTGGtggaatatgaggtgaagttttcagAGTTAGCGAGATTTGTGCCAGAGTACGTGAATACaaaagataagaaagataaaagATTTCAACAAGGACTTAAGTCGTGGATTCAGAGTCTAGTGGCTCTTCTTGAGATAAGAACATATGTTGCTATGGTATAG